The Doryrhamphus excisus isolate RoL2022-K1 chromosome 1, RoL_Dexc_1.0, whole genome shotgun sequence genome includes a window with the following:
- the stau1 gene encoding double-stranded RNA-binding protein Staufen homolog 1 isoform X1 → MSQLQFQCPASPMPAAPAPLQMGQPQPGYSIPCATSTLASESASQPVRSSALPAGSVTPYNTITVSNMANPKEKTPMCLVNELARFNKLQPEYKLLSEQGPAHSKIFSVRLTLGDQHWDAEGTSIKKAQHSAAGSALAETVLLKPTIRTPRHPGKTPVDGMMQIMELNALCSKLSKKPIYKPMEPYPGIRPPNINYNVRVPGPYQRSMQQYYYPFAPMGPMIYHMELSIGGQQFIGKGRTRQLAKHDAAVKALKVLQKEPILQQLPVMNGETEEENLNKSEISQVFEIALKRNLPVNFEVLKEEGPPHMKSFVVRVSVGEFYGEGEGKSKKIAKKLAAAAVLGDLKRLPHIPSVERTLPRIKKKTKSIIKLQTSPEYGQGMNPISRLAQIQQAKKEKEPEYSTVTERGLPRRREFVMQVAVCGQSAEGMGPSKKVAKRNAAEKMLELLGYKVPQPQPPKPALKTEERIPVKKPGDGRKVTFFEPGSAEEGEKQLDCSSEDNKTSSYKKKNPEGSKEEEFRLPYLSHQQLPAGILPMVPEVAQAVGACQGSQTKDYSQAAANPGKATVTAVIANELLYAGASQTAETIMKNKNILTQPPLGPLTRPSEQLGFLASVQGLQVEYKDFPKNNKNEFVSLINCSSQPPLISHGIGKDVESCHDMAALNILKLLAEFNQQSNERTGNGPASGSVKQELEGDPHLKQANSSTLVPPPDGAV, encoded by the exons ATGTCCCAGCTCCAGTTCCAGTGTCCGGCCAGTCCCATGCCCGCCGCCCCTGCCCCGCTGCAGATGGGTCAGCCTCAGCCGGGCTACAGCATCCCCTGTGCCACGAGCACGCTGGCGTCTGAGAGCGCCAGCCAGCCCGTCAGGAGCTCCGCTCTCCCCGCGGGCTCAGTCACACCCTACAATACCATCACAG TTTCTAACATGGCAAACCCTAAAGAGAAGACCCCCATGTGTTTGGTGAATGAGTTAGCCCGTTTCAACAAGCTCCAACCTGAGTATAAGCTACTGAGTGAGCAAGGACCAGCTCACTCCAAA ATTTTCTCAGTGAGGCTCACACTGGGGGATCAGCACTGGGATGCGGAGGGGACCAGCATCAAGAAAGCCCAGCATTCCGCAGCTGGATCTGCCCTGGCTGAGACTGTGCTTCTCAAGCCCACCATCAGGACGCCGCGCCACCCAGGCAAGACCCCAG TTGATGGCATGATGCAGATCATGGAGTTGAACGCACTGTGTTCAAAACTTAGTAAAAAGCCAATCTATAAACCCATGGAGCCATACCCGGGTATACGACCACCAAACATCAATTACAACGTCCGTGTGCCGGGGCCCTATCAGCGCTCTATGCAGCA ATATTACTACCCATTTGCCCCCATGGGACCAATGATATACCACATGGAGCTATCCATCGGAGGTCAGCAGTTTATAGGGAAGGGACGCACGCGGCAGCTGGCCAAGCACGACGCCGCCGTGAAAGCCCTTAAAGTGCTACAGAAGGAGCCGATACTGCAGCAGTTGCCAGTG ATGAACGGAGAGACCGAAGAGGAGAACCTCAACAAGTCGGAAATCAGCCAAGTGTTTGAAATTGCACTGAAGCGCAACTTGCCTGTAAATTTTGAG GTGTTAAAAGAAGAAGGTCCCCCGCACATGAAGAGCTTTGTCGTGCGCGTCAGCGTGGGAGAGTTCTACGGCGAGGGAGaaggaaaaagtaaaaagatCGCCAAAAAGTTGGCCGCTGCCGCCGTGCTGGGGGACCTGAAGAGGCTACCTCATATACCCAGCGTGGAGAGGACGTTGCCACGCATCAAGAAGAAAACTAAATCCATCATCAAG CTGCAGACCAGTCCAGAATACGGCCAGGGAATGAATCCCATCAGCCGCCTGGCTCAGATCCAGCAAGCCAAGAAGGAGAAGGAGCCAGAGTACAGCACGGTGACGGAGCGAGGGCTGCCGCGGCGTCGGGAGTTTGTCATGCAG GTGGCAGTGTGCGGCCAGTCCGCAGAGGGCATGGGGCCGAGCAAGAAGGTGGCCAAAAGGAATGCGGCGGAGAAAATGTTGGAGCTTCTGGGATATAAAGTGCCTCAGCCCCAACCCCCTAAACCAGCACTTAAAACTGAAGAGAgg ATCCCGGTAAAAAAGCCAGGTGATGGACGCAAAGTGACCTTCTTTGAACCAGGCTCTGCAGAAGAAGGTGAGAAGCAGTTAGATTGCAGCTCTGAAGATAATAAAACGTcttcttataaaaaaaaaaaccctgaaggtTCCAAAGAGGAGGAGTTCCGCCTGCCTTACTTGAGCCACCAGCAGCTGCCCGCGGGCATCCTGCCCATGGTGCCCGAGGTGGCACAAGCGGTCGGGGCCTGCCAAGGCAGCCAGACGAAGGACTACAGTCAAGCAGCGGCCAACCCAGGCAAGGCCACCGTCACCGCCGTCATTGCCAACGAGCTGCTGTACGCCGGCGCGTCCCAGACCGCCGAGACCATCATGAAGAACAAAAATATCCTCACCCAGCCTCCACTCGGGCCCCTCACCAGGCCCTCGGAACAACTGGGCTTCCTTGCGTCAGTGCAGGGCCTGCAG GTGGAGTACAAAGATTtccccaaaaacaacaaaaacgagTTTGTGTCGCTGATCAACTGTTCCTCCCAGCCGCCGCTCATCAGCCATGGAATAGGAAAAGATGTGGAATCCTGTCATGATATG GCTGCACTCAATATCCTGAAATTGCTCGCCGAGTTCAACCAGCAGTCAAACGAGCGAACAGGAAATGGACCAGCTTCTGG GAGCGTCAAGCAGGAGCTGGAGGGCGACCCGCACCTCAAACAGGCTAACTCAAGCACGCTGGTCCCGCCCCCGGACGGAGCCGTGTAG
- the stau1 gene encoding double-stranded RNA-binding protein Staufen homolog 1 isoform X2, which yields MSQLQFQCPASPMPAAPAPLQMGQPQPGYSIPCATSTLASESASQPVRSSALPAGSVTPYNTITVSNMANPKEKTPMCLVNELARFNKLQPEYKLLSEQGPAHSKIFSVRLTLGDQHWDAEGTSIKKAQHSAAGSALAETVLLKPTIRTPRHPGKTPVDGMMQIMELNALCSKLSKKPIYKPMEPYPGIRPPNINYNVRVPGPYQRSMQQYYYPFAPMGPMIYHMELSIGGQQFIGKGRTRQLAKHDAAVKALKVLQKEPILQQLPVMNGETEEENLNKSEISQVFEIALKRNLPVNFEVLKEEGPPHMKSFVVRVSVGEFYGEGEGKSKKIAKKLAAAAVLGDLKRLPHIPSVERTLPRIKKKTKSIIKLQTSPEYGQGMNPISRLAQIQQAKKEKEPEYSTVTERGLPRRREFVMQVAVCGQSAEGMGPSKKVAKRNAAEKMLELLGYKVPQPQPPKPALKTEERIPVKKPGDGRKVTFFEPGSAEEGSKEEEFRLPYLSHQQLPAGILPMVPEVAQAVGACQGSQTKDYSQAAANPGKATVTAVIANELLYAGASQTAETIMKNKNILTQPPLGPLTRPSEQLGFLASVQGLQVEYKDFPKNNKNEFVSLINCSSQPPLISHGIGKDVESCHDMAALNILKLLAEFNQQSNERTGNGPASGSVKQELEGDPHLKQANSSTLVPPPDGAV from the exons ATGTCCCAGCTCCAGTTCCAGTGTCCGGCCAGTCCCATGCCCGCCGCCCCTGCCCCGCTGCAGATGGGTCAGCCTCAGCCGGGCTACAGCATCCCCTGTGCCACGAGCACGCTGGCGTCTGAGAGCGCCAGCCAGCCCGTCAGGAGCTCCGCTCTCCCCGCGGGCTCAGTCACACCCTACAATACCATCACAG TTTCTAACATGGCAAACCCTAAAGAGAAGACCCCCATGTGTTTGGTGAATGAGTTAGCCCGTTTCAACAAGCTCCAACCTGAGTATAAGCTACTGAGTGAGCAAGGACCAGCTCACTCCAAA ATTTTCTCAGTGAGGCTCACACTGGGGGATCAGCACTGGGATGCGGAGGGGACCAGCATCAAGAAAGCCCAGCATTCCGCAGCTGGATCTGCCCTGGCTGAGACTGTGCTTCTCAAGCCCACCATCAGGACGCCGCGCCACCCAGGCAAGACCCCAG TTGATGGCATGATGCAGATCATGGAGTTGAACGCACTGTGTTCAAAACTTAGTAAAAAGCCAATCTATAAACCCATGGAGCCATACCCGGGTATACGACCACCAAACATCAATTACAACGTCCGTGTGCCGGGGCCCTATCAGCGCTCTATGCAGCA ATATTACTACCCATTTGCCCCCATGGGACCAATGATATACCACATGGAGCTATCCATCGGAGGTCAGCAGTTTATAGGGAAGGGACGCACGCGGCAGCTGGCCAAGCACGACGCCGCCGTGAAAGCCCTTAAAGTGCTACAGAAGGAGCCGATACTGCAGCAGTTGCCAGTG ATGAACGGAGAGACCGAAGAGGAGAACCTCAACAAGTCGGAAATCAGCCAAGTGTTTGAAATTGCACTGAAGCGCAACTTGCCTGTAAATTTTGAG GTGTTAAAAGAAGAAGGTCCCCCGCACATGAAGAGCTTTGTCGTGCGCGTCAGCGTGGGAGAGTTCTACGGCGAGGGAGaaggaaaaagtaaaaagatCGCCAAAAAGTTGGCCGCTGCCGCCGTGCTGGGGGACCTGAAGAGGCTACCTCATATACCCAGCGTGGAGAGGACGTTGCCACGCATCAAGAAGAAAACTAAATCCATCATCAAG CTGCAGACCAGTCCAGAATACGGCCAGGGAATGAATCCCATCAGCCGCCTGGCTCAGATCCAGCAAGCCAAGAAGGAGAAGGAGCCAGAGTACAGCACGGTGACGGAGCGAGGGCTGCCGCGGCGTCGGGAGTTTGTCATGCAG GTGGCAGTGTGCGGCCAGTCCGCAGAGGGCATGGGGCCGAGCAAGAAGGTGGCCAAAAGGAATGCGGCGGAGAAAATGTTGGAGCTTCTGGGATATAAAGTGCCTCAGCCCCAACCCCCTAAACCAGCACTTAAAACTGAAGAGAgg ATCCCGGTAAAAAAGCCAGGTGATGGACGCAAAGTGACCTTCTTTGAACCAGGCTCTGCAGAAGAAG gtTCCAAAGAGGAGGAGTTCCGCCTGCCTTACTTGAGCCACCAGCAGCTGCCCGCGGGCATCCTGCCCATGGTGCCCGAGGTGGCACAAGCGGTCGGGGCCTGCCAAGGCAGCCAGACGAAGGACTACAGTCAAGCAGCGGCCAACCCAGGCAAGGCCACCGTCACCGCCGTCATTGCCAACGAGCTGCTGTACGCCGGCGCGTCCCAGACCGCCGAGACCATCATGAAGAACAAAAATATCCTCACCCAGCCTCCACTCGGGCCCCTCACCAGGCCCTCGGAACAACTGGGCTTCCTTGCGTCAGTGCAGGGCCTGCAG GTGGAGTACAAAGATTtccccaaaaacaacaaaaacgagTTTGTGTCGCTGATCAACTGTTCCTCCCAGCCGCCGCTCATCAGCCATGGAATAGGAAAAGATGTGGAATCCTGTCATGATATG GCTGCACTCAATATCCTGAAATTGCTCGCCGAGTTCAACCAGCAGTCAAACGAGCGAACAGGAAATGGACCAGCTTCTGG GAGCGTCAAGCAGGAGCTGGAGGGCGACCCGCACCTCAAACAGGCTAACTCAAGCACGCTGGTCCCGCCCCCGGACGGAGCCGTGTAG